The DNA region TCATCTTCAAAAGGAACAAGTCCAACTGAAAAAGAACCTGAAGTATCCAACAACAATCATTAACACCCAACTGAAATATCTAGCAAACTACATTAACATTTCCAATCAATTACCAAAGCTTCACTTTGTAGCAATTGCCGATAAAACTCAAgcccaaaatttcaatttcaagaatcaccaatctcttctttttctcttttgttgcCTTTTAATGATTTGTtggttatgatttatgaaagaGGAAGAAATGGGTTGTTTCAGTTAGATAAAGAGATGGTGGGTGGGTTTTAGTGTGTATGAAAGATTGTAGTTATTTAGATTCTAATTTAATTAGGAATTAATGTGTAAAAATATCAGCAAAGGAAAAACtttcaataagaaaaaaaaaatttaagatttagtatttttcttaaaacagaaaaaaaattcGGTGGTGAGGTGGCGTGCCATATGGCTTCCATCTTACCCAAAATGTCAGGCCATGTAGGATTGTAATAGATGGGAATTCGCCACGGTGGACCTCTGTTAAAATTAGGggtatttttaataattacacTAACGTCAGGGATATTTTTGGTCGCATAGTATAACGGAGGGCAAATGTGAACTATTTCGCAAAGTAGAGGGGCAAATCAGGCCCTTTacccttttttctttcattcGAATTGTAAGTGGCCATAGGAAGCAAATGATTTAGGACTGTCATCTTCATATGTAGcagctttcttttatttgactGAATTTACCCGATAGAAAGTGGTAGTTATAAGCTATTTATGTGCAAGcttgttttaaatttaaaactaCTGAGTTTAAAAATGGTTGTTAAAGAGAGATGATTTACTAACCGTACAGGTTCACAACAGTCACACATAAGGTTCTCTTGTGAtatggaagtaagaaaattaaCTCTTATTTCGCggaaaaatatctttaattattgctTGATCAATGTACCTCTTGAACACAAGTTGATTCATGCAAAGTTGCAAACTACAATTCTTTCAATCATATTCTCTGAGCAGAAATCCTCCCTCGCCTCCCTGAATCCAAGGAAAATCTAGGATTCGAGTTAGTGAGTGCGTGAAATAATTACAGTACTAGTGTATATAAATTAAACTCTCACTGACATGGATAAAAATCTGGGGTTTGAAATTCTACCTGATCCATTTATGCATAATAGCTTTttattttcctcaaattttcTCTCATCCTTTGGAGAGACAACCAAAACGCAagtaaaaattcaaatattcaACATTGAGCCAAAATCTGCCACAGAAAGAAAGTTAGAGACTAAAAACCGTCCAAAtgctaaaaaaagaaaaattaagtcACGGCTAAGTGACATATAACAGATGATAACTTGAACCAGCTGCGGATCTCCACATTGCACACTCTGCAGTAGCATAAAGGAGAATTCAATTTGCACATAGCAAATCATATTGGTCTTCTATTGCGTCGATATCGGGACCACAACTTTGCAACACTCTGACTGAAATCAACATGTATCCTTCGGTGATCAATTTCAGCATTATTCATCTGATGATATGCTTGTTCACAGGCCTCTTTGGTTTCAAACTCAATGAAACCATAGCAGAGGCTATTCCCAGTCTTGTAATCCCTAATAACTTCAGCAGATTTCACGGTCCCAAATGTTGAGAAAATAATATTCAAGGATTCATTGTCAGTAGCTGCATTCAGTTTGCGAACAAATAACACATTATTTGGAGGCTTAATTTCAGCATCAGGAATATCCCCTATACTTTCAAGTACTACTGCTCGGGAATGTGCTTCTTTTGCCTGCACAACCACCTCAAGTTCTCGTGCACCTAATCGCTCATCCATTGGCACCCAATCATCTTCTAATCGCACATCATCTCGGGATGAAGCTTCTGGAATATTAAAGGCGCTCATAAGTTGGGGAGGATCGTGGAAAGGATCGCCTAATATGTAAGTGTGTTTGATTCGGATATTTATGAACAGCCTGCTGTTTCCATCCTCATATGCTTCATTAATCCGATTCAATGTGTCGTGCCCTTCTGCAATTTCTCCAAAAACAGTGTGCTTTCCATCAAGGCAGTCGATATTATCACGCAGTGTGATATAGAATTGAGAAGCGTTTAGATTCTCACCAGCGCTAGCCATGGCTAGAGTTCCCATCTTTGAATGGTTCAGATCCGGATGGATTTCATCCCCGAAGAACCGAGCCTGGTCACCATATAAAaatttgtatatcaatcaccCCCAGACCCTGTTCCAGTGGGATCTCCGGTCTGCGCTATGAAATCCTTCTTGACCTCGTGGAAGAGGCAGTCATTATAATACTTGATCTTGCACAACTTCAGAAAATTCTTGCATGTTAAAGGGCagcgatctataaacaagtccACTACCATGTCTCCCAAACTTGTTACTATCACTACAGACATTTTTCTGTAAGGACAAAGGGGAACAAAGAAAAGTGAAGAGTTGCCCCAAGAAAAATCTAGCAGAGGAGGGGGTCCGATACCTTGATTTCAGAGTttcaatttgaaaaagaaaataaagtattGACCATATTTATAATAGTACTTAACCTATTTTGAGTAGACATTAGAATAACTATTTTGAGTATAATTTTGATCACAAAACCCACATTAATTTAAAAACTACGGAGTCCTAAACAATATAGGATTCATGCTCATCTGAATTCCTACAAAGTAGCAGTAATTGTCTCTAGATTTAAGGGTAGCGTAATTTTCACGTCTTTTCTTCATAATCTTTTTAGCCTCTAACCTCTATATAAATCAAGTAAATTATTCTAAATTAAATAAGCTACACGTGAGCGCATTAACAAATCACGACATTTTAATTGGGATATACACTGCAGCGTAGATGAGGATTTATCTTATGAAGTTACATATTTACACATTAAGTAGTGATATAGTAACAATATTTTACCTCTATTAAAACCGCTTTTGAATTTGGACCACTTAAAAGCAAGTAGGGGTCCAACGTCATACCCATGCTTGTAAGGATATTAAGGATGAGACTCTGCACTTTACTCTTACTAAATCAATCAACTAGTAACACCATTTAAATCCTACACCAGTCCCCAAATCAATCctattagaaagaaaaaatagtagTACGCACCAGCTTTACACTTTTGAGAAACGCAGTCTTTTCAGGAAGGTAATTTTAAAACTACAAAGAGAACACAAATTCAATAGAAACTCAGGTAACACATAAATAAATCTAAAAGAATTGTGAAACGAACAGAACCTCTCTTTTTTTCACTCTAGACTAGAACGACGCTGCCTGCGAAAAGGCACGTCCTTCTTTATTACCACAACATCCCCATGTTGTTCTTTAACATCTTCGGCCGCTTTTACATTTTCCACCTTATCTGTTTTCTTCTTCGATACTCGGAATGCACTCTTCAATCCATTCATAAACCTTCGACTAAAATTACTCTTTTCCAATTTCGTACTTTCCTCGTACGATATTTCCGATGAATTAGACGACCCCATAATAGCTCTATCTCTAGCTGTAAGTATCCGAAAGCTTGCTGAGGAAACTGATCCAATTTGTCCTCTATCAATCTTATTCTCGGAACTCAATCGAAAACTAGCAGAGCGAGCAGAGTCATGCGACAAATTACTCTTCGTGTTCTGATCCGATTCTTTAAGAAGTTTCTTC from Lycium ferocissimum isolate CSIRO_LF1 chromosome 2, AGI_CSIRO_Lferr_CH_V1, whole genome shotgun sequence includes:
- the LOC132047078 gene encoding LOW QUALITY PROTEIN: peptidyl-prolyl cis-trans isomerase CYP59-like (The sequence of the model RefSeq protein was modified relative to this genomic sequence to represent the inferred CDS: inserted 1 base in 1 codon), producing the protein MSVVIVTSLGDMVVDLFIDRCPLTCKNFLKLCKIKYYNDCLFHEVKKDFIAQTGDPTGTGSGGDXIYKFLYGDQARFFGDEIHPDLNHSKMGTLAMASAGENLNASQFYITLRDNIDCLDGKHTVFGEIAEGHDTLNRINEAYEDGNSRLFINIRIKHTYILGDPFHDPPQLMSAFNIPEASSRDDVRLEDDWVPMDERLGARELEVVVQAKEAHSRAVVLESIGDIPDAEIKPPNNVLFVRKLNAATDNESLNIIFSTFGTVKSAEVIRDYKTGNSLCYGFIEFETKEACEQAYHQMNNAEIDHRRIHVDFSQSVAKLWSRYRRNRRPI